A stretch of Acidovorax sp. RAC01 DNA encodes these proteins:
- the gyrA gene encoding DNA gyrase subunit A: MTQFAKETLPISLEEEMRRSYLDYAMSVIVGRALPDARDGLKPVHRRVLFAMHELNNDWNRPYKKSARIVGDVIGKYHPHGDSAVYDTIVRMAQDFSLRHMLVDGQGNFGSVDGDNAAAMRYTEIRLAKIAHEMLGDIDKETVDFGPNYDGSEKEPLVLPSKLPNLLVNGSAGIAVGMATNIPPHNLNEVVDACLHMLRNPDTSIDDLMEIIPAPDFPTAGIIYGINGVKDGYRTGRGKVVMRAKCHFEDIDRGQRQAIIVDELPYQVNKKTLQERMAELVHEKKIEGISHIQDESDKSGMRLVIELKRGEVPEVVLNNLYKQTQLQDTFGMNMVALIDGQPRLCNLKDLISVFLQHRREVVTRRTVFELRKARDRGHVLEGLAVALANIDDFIAIIRNAPTPPVAKAELMTRSWDSKLVREMLTRTRADGGVVNADDYRPDGLEKELGMGQDGLYRLSETQAQEILQMRLQRLTGLEQDKIVAEYKEVMSVIEDLLDILAKPERVSVIIGDELTSIKSEFGQHKLGARRSIVEYSAQDLSTEDLITPTDMVVTLSHTGYIKSQPLNEYRAQKRGGRGKQATATKEDDWIDQLFIANTHDYILCFSNRGRLYWLKVWEVPAGSRGSRGRPIVNMFPLQEGEKINVVLALTGDMRTFPADRYVFMATSMGTVKKTALDEFSNPRKGGIIAVNLDDGDYLIGAALTDGKHDVMLFSDGGKAVRFDENDVRPLGRQARGVRGMTLEDGQSVIAMLVAEDETQSVLTATENGYGKRTGIVEYTRHGRGTKGMIAIQQSERNGKVVAATLVHADDEIMLITDKGVLVRTRVSEIRELGRATQGVTLIALDEGAKLSGLQRIVENDANPADLADTDAADGDGGASDSAPPQTPEV; encoded by the coding sequence ATGACCCAGTTCGCCAAAGAAACCTTGCCCATCAGTCTTGAAGAAGAGATGAGGCGCAGTTACCTCGATTATGCGATGAGCGTGATCGTCGGACGGGCCCTGCCTGATGCGCGCGATGGCCTCAAACCTGTGCATCGCCGCGTGCTTTTTGCGATGCACGAACTCAATAACGACTGGAACCGGCCCTACAAGAAATCGGCCCGTATCGTTGGCGATGTGATCGGTAAATATCACCCGCACGGCGACTCGGCCGTGTATGACACCATCGTGCGGATGGCGCAGGATTTCTCACTGCGCCACATGCTGGTGGATGGTCAGGGCAATTTCGGCTCGGTGGACGGCGACAACGCCGCCGCCATGCGCTACACCGAAATCCGCCTTGCCAAGATCGCCCATGAAATGCTGGGCGACATCGACAAGGAAACCGTCGACTTCGGCCCCAATTACGACGGTAGCGAAAAGGAGCCGCTGGTACTGCCCAGCAAGCTCCCCAACCTGCTGGTCAACGGGTCGGCCGGTATCGCGGTAGGCATGGCTACCAACATTCCGCCGCACAACCTCAATGAGGTGGTGGACGCCTGCCTGCACATGCTGCGCAATCCAGACACTTCCATCGACGACCTGATGGAGATCATCCCGGCGCCGGACTTTCCCACGGCCGGCATCATCTACGGCATCAATGGCGTGAAGGATGGCTACCGTACCGGTCGCGGCAAGGTGGTGATGCGTGCCAAATGCCACTTTGAGGACATCGACCGCGGCCAGCGCCAGGCGATCATCGTGGACGAGCTGCCCTACCAGGTCAACAAGAAGACGCTGCAGGAGCGCATGGCCGAGCTGGTGCACGAAAAAAAGATCGAGGGCATTAGCCACATCCAGGATGAGTCCGACAAGTCGGGCATGCGACTGGTCATCGAGCTCAAGCGCGGCGAAGTACCCGAGGTGGTGCTCAACAACCTGTACAAGCAGACGCAGCTGCAGGACACGTTCGGCATGAACATGGTGGCGCTGATCGACGGTCAGCCACGCCTGTGCAACCTCAAGGACCTGATCAGCGTCTTTTTGCAGCACCGCCGCGAGGTGGTCACCCGCCGCACGGTGTTCGAGCTGCGCAAGGCGCGCGACCGCGGCCACGTGCTGGAAGGCCTGGCGGTGGCGCTGGCCAACATCGACGACTTCATTGCCATCATCCGCAACGCGCCCACGCCGCCAGTGGCCAAGGCCGAGCTGATGACCCGCTCGTGGGACAGCAAGCTGGTGCGCGAGATGCTGACCCGCACCCGCGCCGATGGCGGTGTGGTCAACGCCGACGACTACCGCCCCGACGGCCTCGAAAAGGAACTGGGCATGGGCCAGGACGGCCTGTACCGCCTGTCAGAAACGCAGGCGCAGGAAATCCTGCAGATGCGCCTGCAGCGCCTGACAGGCCTGGAGCAGGACAAGATCGTTGCCGAATACAAGGAGGTCATGTCGGTCATCGAAGACCTGCTCGACATCCTGGCCAAGCCCGAGCGCGTTTCGGTCATCATTGGCGACGAACTCACTTCCATCAAGAGCGAGTTTGGCCAGCACAAGCTGGGTGCCCGCCGCAGCATCGTTGAATACAGCGCGCAGGATCTCTCCACCGAGGACCTAATCACGCCCACCGACATGGTGGTCACACTCAGCCACACTGGGTACATCAAGAGCCAGCCGCTCAACGAGTACCGCGCGCAAAAGCGCGGCGGACGCGGCAAGCAGGCCACGGCGACGAAGGAAGACGACTGGATCGACCAGCTCTTCATCGCCAACACGCATGACTACATCCTGTGCTTCTCCAACCGCGGTCGGCTGTACTGGCTCAAGGTGTGGGAAGTGCCGGCCGGCTCGCGCGGCTCGCGTGGGCGCCCTATCGTCAACATGTTCCCGCTGCAAGAGGGCGAGAAGATCAACGTGGTACTGGCCCTCACCGGCGACATGCGTACCTTCCCGGCCGACCGATATGTGTTCATGGCGACCAGCATGGGCACCGTCAAGAAAACGGCGCTGGACGAATTCAGCAACCCGCGCAAGGGCGGCATCATTGCCGTGAACCTGGACGATGGCGACTACCTGATCGGCGCGGCGCTCACCGATGGCAAGCACGACGTGATGCTGTTCAGTGACGGCGGCAAAGCCGTGCGCTTTGACGAGAACGACGTGCGCCCCCTGGGCCGCCAGGCCCGCGGTGTGCGCGGCATGACCCTGGAAGACGGCCAGAGCGTGATCGCTATGCTGGTGGCTGAAGACGAAACGCAAAGCGTGCTCACGGCCACCGAAAACGGCTACGGCAAGCGCACAGGCATTGTCGAATACACCCGCCACGGCCGGGGCACCAAGGGGATGATCGCTATCCAGCAGAGCGAGCGCAACGGCAAGGTGGTTGCCGCCACGCTGGTGCACGCCGATGACGAAATCATGCTGATCACCGACAAGGGCGTGCTGGTGCGCACCCGAGTGTCCGAGATCCGTGAACTGGGCCGGGCCACGCAGGGCGTCACACTCATCGCGCTGGACGAAGGCGCCAAGCTCAGCGGTCTGCAGCGTATTGTTGAAAACGATGCGAATCCTGCGGACCTGGCTGACACGGATGCCGCGGACGGCGATGGCGGCGCCTCTGATTCTGCGCCACCGCAAACGCCCGAGGTCTGA
- the ompA gene encoding outer membrane protein OmpA: MKKLNKVAMLFASAALATAAGAQTVDNWTNASGVVWKNGTNEYCWRDANWTPATAAPGCDGAIAAAPAPAAAPAPAAAPAPAAAPAPAAAPAPAVATKVTYAADAFFDFDKSVLKAEGRAKLDDLVSKVKGINLEVIIAVGHTDSVGSDAYNQKLSVRRSEAVKAYLVSKGIEKNRVYTEGKGEKQPVADNKTSEGRAKNRRVEIEVVGTRAAK; encoded by the coding sequence ATGAAGAAACTGAACAAAGTGGCGATGTTGTTTGCCTCTGCAGCGCTCGCAACCGCCGCAGGCGCTCAAACCGTTGACAACTGGACGAACGCTTCGGGCGTGGTCTGGAAAAACGGCACCAACGAATACTGCTGGCGCGATGCCAACTGGACGCCTGCAACGGCTGCTCCAGGCTGCGACGGCGCTATCGCTGCTGCCCCAGCTCCTGCCGCTGCTCCAGCACCTGCTGCCGCTCCAGCACCCGCTGCCGCTCCAGCCCCCGCTGCTGCTCCAGCACCTGCAGTTGCCACCAAGGTAACTTACGCTGCTGACGCATTCTTCGACTTCGACAAGTCGGTTCTCAAGGCTGAAGGCCGCGCCAAGCTCGACGACTTGGTCTCCAAGGTCAAGGGCATCAATCTGGAAGTCATCATCGCCGTGGGTCACACCGACTCCGTGGGTTCCGATGCCTACAACCAGAAGCTGTCGGTTCGCCGTTCCGAAGCCGTGAAGGCTTATCTGGTGTCCAAGGGCATCGAAAAGAACCGCGTGTACACCGAAGGCAAGGGCGAAAAGCAGCCAGTGGCTGACAACAAGACTTCCGAAGGCCGCGCCAAGAACCGTCGCGTGGAAATCGAAGTGGTTGGCACCCGCGCCGCCAAGTAA
- the ubiG gene encoding bifunctional 2-polyprenyl-6-hydroxyphenol methylase/3-demethylubiquinol 3-O-methyltransferase UbiG translates to MSETVNADPAELAKFSELAHRWWDPDSEFKPLHQINPLRLDWIHGLCDLRGKRVLDVGCGGGILADSLARKGAQVTGIDLASKALRVAKLHALETGTTNVEYREISVEALADADPAGFDVVTCMEMLEHVPDPASVVQACARLVKPDGWVFFSTIHRNAKAFMLAIVGAEYVMNMLPRGTHEYAKMIKPSELAAYCRNAGLAVCDTRGLSYNPLTERYWLSADTSVNYLFATRRPA, encoded by the coding sequence ATGAGTGAAACAGTCAACGCGGATCCGGCGGAACTCGCCAAATTCTCCGAACTCGCCCACCGCTGGTGGGACCCCGACAGCGAGTTCAAACCGTTGCATCAGATCAACCCCCTCAGGCTTGACTGGATCCATGGCCTTTGCGATCTACGCGGGAAACGTGTGCTTGATGTGGGTTGCGGCGGGGGTATCCTGGCTGATTCGCTGGCACGCAAGGGTGCACAGGTCACTGGGATCGACCTGGCGTCCAAAGCGCTTCGCGTGGCCAAACTTCACGCGCTCGAGACAGGCACCACCAATGTCGAGTACCGCGAGATCAGTGTCGAAGCGCTGGCGGATGCAGACCCGGCGGGTTTCGACGTGGTGACGTGCATGGAGATGCTTGAGCACGTGCCCGATCCCGCCTCGGTGGTCCAGGCGTGCGCGAGGCTGGTGAAGCCTGATGGCTGGGTGTTTTTCTCCACGATCCACCGCAATGCGAAGGCCTTCATGCTGGCGATCGTGGGTGCTGAATACGTCATGAACATGCTCCCGCGCGGCACCCATGAGTACGCAAAGATGATCAAACCGAGCGAGCTTGCGGCCTACTGCCGCAACGCAGGACTTGCAGTGTGCGACACACGCGGACTCTCTTACAACCCGCTCACCGAGCGGTACTGGTTGAGTGCCGACACGAGTGTCAACTACCTGTTTGCGACCCGCAGGCCGGCCTGA
- the gph gene encoding phosphoglycolate phosphatase (PGP is an essential enzyme in the glycolate salvage pathway in higher organisms (photorespiration in plants). Phosphoglycolate results from the oxidase activity of RubisCO in the Calvin cycle when concentrations of carbon dioxide are low relative to oxygen. This enzyme is a member of the Haloacid Dehalogenase (HAD) superfamily of aspartate-nucleophile hydrolase enzymes (PF00702).), translated as MALFNDVKAVLFDLDGTLIDSAPDLAAAADKMRVVRGLAPLPYEVYRPVAGAGARGLLGVAFGLTPDHEDFPVMREEFFVNYASCMTERTYIFDGVVELVDALAKRGMAWGVVTNKATRFTAPLTASMDLFGSAGAIVSGDTTPHSKPHPAPLLEAAARLGVLPSQCVYVGDDERDMAAGHAAGMGTVAATYGYLGAEANLSAWRSHAEIKSPVELLNFLGPV; from the coding sequence ATGGCTCTGTTCAATGATGTGAAGGCGGTGCTCTTCGATCTGGATGGCACCCTTATCGACAGTGCTCCCGATCTGGCTGCTGCTGCCGACAAGATGCGCGTGGTCCGCGGGTTGGCACCGCTGCCGTACGAAGTTTATCGGCCGGTCGCTGGCGCAGGAGCCCGTGGCCTGCTCGGAGTAGCCTTTGGTCTTACCCCCGACCACGAGGACTTCCCTGTGATGCGTGAGGAGTTCTTTGTGAACTATGCGTCTTGCATGACGGAGCGCACGTATATTTTCGATGGCGTGGTCGAGTTGGTGGATGCGCTTGCAAAAAGAGGGATGGCCTGGGGTGTGGTGACCAACAAGGCGACCCGTTTCACTGCGCCGCTCACCGCGTCGATGGATCTGTTTGGAAGCGCTGGTGCCATCGTCAGCGGCGATACTACGCCCCATTCAAAGCCGCATCCTGCTCCATTGCTGGAGGCCGCTGCCAGGTTGGGAGTTTTGCCTTCGCAATGTGTTTACGTCGGCGACGATGAGCGCGACATGGCAGCGGGGCACGCGGCGGGCATGGGTACGGTTGCCGCAACATACGGTTATCTGGGGGCGGAGGCCAATCTTTCCGCGTGGCGCAGCCATGCTGAAATTAAATCCCCGGTTGAACTCTTGAATTTCCTGGGCCCGGTCTAA
- a CDS encoding Spy/CpxP family protein refolding chaperone, whose product MKPLIQRIAAAAVGAVVLVAGLSACSGSHPRASVTAEKMSELRASAVGRISNKLDLDEAQRTKLNILADKLEAQRALLAGTGSGPRSDMAGLLASERFDRVRAQSLLDEKTRAVQAMGPEVINAMGDFYDSLNTQQQQKVRERLQGRQGHWMSRG is encoded by the coding sequence ATGAAACCCCTGATCCAAAGAATTGCTGCAGCGGCTGTGGGTGCGGTTGTGCTGGTAGCTGGGCTCTCGGCCTGCTCTGGCAGCCACCCCAGGGCTTCTGTCACAGCCGAAAAGATGAGCGAGCTACGTGCCAGCGCGGTCGGACGCATCAGCAACAAGCTCGATCTGGACGAGGCGCAACGTACCAAACTCAACATCCTGGCGGACAAACTGGAGGCACAGCGGGCCTTGCTGGCGGGAACAGGCAGTGGGCCACGTTCCGATATGGCGGGCCTGCTGGCGTCCGAGCGTTTTGACCGGGTCCGCGCGCAGAGCCTGCTGGATGAAAAGACGCGCGCCGTGCAGGCCATGGGCCCTGAGGTCATCAACGCCATGGGTGACTTCTACGACAGCCTCAACACGCAGCAACAGCAAAAGGTGCGTGAGCGGCTGCAGGGCAGGCAAGGCCACTGGATGAGCCGCGGCTGA
- a CDS encoding response regulator transcription factor, producing MHRILLIDDDAQLGPPLAVYFKRFELELVHALRPSEGLARLAAEGFDAAILDVMLPEMDGFELCRTIRKQGDLPIVMLTARGEVMDRVVGLELGADDYLPKPFEPRELVARLQTVLRRQRASGQGGAGALQALEFEGLSIDAARRSVQRHGDTVELTSTEFDLLHLLAREPGKVFSRDDILNQLRGHEAELYTRAVDIVVSRLRKKLEPLDCIKTMRNAGYSLALRRAAP from the coding sequence ATGCACCGCATTCTTCTGATTGACGACGACGCCCAGCTTGGGCCGCCTCTTGCCGTTTACTTCAAGCGATTTGAACTGGAGCTGGTTCACGCGTTGCGGCCCAGCGAAGGGCTGGCCCGGCTGGCCGCCGAGGGCTTTGATGCTGCCATCCTGGATGTGATGCTGCCCGAGATGGATGGCTTCGAGCTGTGCCGCACCATTCGCAAGCAGGGCGACCTGCCCATCGTGATGCTCACCGCCCGTGGCGAGGTCATGGACCGGGTGGTAGGGCTGGAGCTGGGCGCAGACGACTACCTGCCCAAGCCGTTCGAGCCGCGCGAACTGGTTGCGCGGCTGCAGACCGTGCTGCGCCGCCAGCGCGCGTCAGGGCAGGGCGGGGCCGGGGCATTGCAGGCGCTGGAGTTTGAAGGTCTGAGCATTGATGCCGCCCGGCGCAGCGTGCAGCGGCACGGCGATACGGTCGAGCTGACCAGCACCGAATTTGATCTGCTGCACCTGCTTGCGCGTGAGCCGGGCAAGGTGTTCAGCCGTGACGACATCCTGAACCAGTTGCGCGGCCACGAGGCTGAGCTGTACACGCGTGCGGTCGACATTGTGGTAAGCCGCCTGCGCAAGAAACTGGAGCCGCTCGACTGCATCAAGACCATGCGCAATGCCGGCTACTCGCTGGCGCTGCGCCGGGCGGCCCCATGA
- a CDS encoding sensor histidine kinase, translating into MIRRAAARLCLTPDDERDCPWHRRARNAVGYSLRIRLVLVFMALAVTVAVTFMGGVQKAVSVGWREAARPLLMDYVDRLTTEIGSPPSIERAQAIAERLPVTLWIDGPVVRWQSHPDQPRHDWGGAKLREEDHWLARAGDDQGQRLLQRMTADGHSIEFGLNALSWDKRPRIAWGTLTVLLLLTALAYVYVRHLLRPLDDIRRGAQRFGEGNFGQSINVRHAHRPDELGHLAITINTMGDDIHQMLEAKRALLLAMSHELRSPLTRARLNVELLPETAEVQGQRQALMRDLAEMSGLINDLLESERLAGRHAALHREPTDVAALAREVIDDVGARHPGAAGIVLKADALPALDFDKSRLRLLLRNLLDNSLRHTDPAAPPPELRLRMVDNALWVQVRDYGPGVPDDHLPHLAQAFYRPDTARQRTTGGVGLGLYLCRLVAQAHGGSLEIANAQPGLQVTARFPVPS; encoded by the coding sequence ATGATCCGCCGCGCCGCGGCCAGGCTGTGCCTGACGCCCGACGACGAGCGCGATTGCCCCTGGCACCGACGCGCGCGCAACGCCGTGGGCTATTCGCTGCGCATCCGGCTGGTGCTCGTGTTCATGGCGCTGGCCGTCACGGTGGCCGTGACCTTCATGGGTGGGGTGCAAAAAGCCGTTTCGGTGGGCTGGCGGGAGGCCGCACGGCCCCTGTTGATGGACTATGTGGACCGCCTGACCACCGAGATCGGCAGCCCGCCCAGCATCGAGCGCGCGCAGGCCATCGCCGAACGCCTGCCGGTCACGCTGTGGATCGACGGCCCGGTGGTGCGCTGGCAGTCGCACCCCGACCAGCCCCGCCACGACTGGGGCGGCGCCAAGCTGCGTGAAGAAGACCACTGGCTGGCGCGTGCCGGTGACGATCAGGGCCAGCGGCTGCTGCAGCGCATGACGGCCGATGGCCACAGCATCGAGTTCGGGCTCAATGCGCTTTCCTGGGACAAGCGCCCGCGCATCGCGTGGGGCACCCTCACCGTGCTGCTGCTGCTGACGGCGCTGGCGTACGTGTATGTGCGCCACCTGCTGCGCCCGCTCGACGACATCCGCCGTGGCGCGCAGCGCTTTGGCGAGGGCAACTTCGGGCAGTCCATCAACGTGCGGCACGCCCACAGGCCTGATGAACTGGGCCACCTGGCCATCACCATCAACACGATGGGGGACGATATTCACCAGATGCTGGAGGCCAAGCGTGCATTGCTGCTGGCCATGAGCCATGAACTGCGCAGCCCGCTCACACGCGCGCGCCTCAATGTCGAACTGCTGCCCGAAACGGCGGAGGTGCAGGGCCAGCGGCAGGCGCTGATGCGGGACCTGGCCGAGATGTCGGGTCTCATCAACGACCTGCTTGAAAGCGAGCGCCTGGCCGGCCGCCATGCAGCGCTGCACCGCGAGCCCACCGACGTGGCCGCGCTGGCGCGGGAGGTGATTGACGACGTCGGCGCCCGCCACCCCGGCGCCGCCGGCATTGTGCTCAAGGCCGACGCTTTGCCTGCGCTCGACTTTGACAAGTCCAGGCTGCGGCTGTTGCTGCGCAACCTGCTCGACAACAGCCTGCGCCACACCGACCCCGCTGCACCACCGCCCGAGCTGCGCCTGCGGATGGTGGACAACGCGCTGTGGGTGCAGGTGCGCGACTACGGGCCCGGCGTGCCCGACGACCATCTCCCCCATCTGGCCCAGGCGTTCTACCGCCCCGATACAGCCCGGCAGCGCACCACCGGGGGCGTGGGGCTGGGGCTGTACCTTTGCCGTCTGGTGGCTCAGGCGCATGGTGGCTCGCTCGAGATCGCCAACGCCCAGCCCGGTTTGCAGGTAACCGCGCGGTTTCCGGTGCCTTCCTGA
- a CDS encoding ABC transporter substrate-binding protein translates to MTRSVAKLASLTAAVACVVGLAAPAQAQEVKIVLGMSGWTGFAPLTLADKAGIFKKNGLDVDIKMIPQKDRHLALASKSIQCAATTVETHVAWNANGVPIVQIFQMDKSYGADGMAVRGNINSFADLKGKTIGVDAPGTAPFFGLAWMLSKNGMSLKDVKTTTLSPQAAAQAFVAGQNDAAMTYEPYLSTVRDNPAAGKILATTLDYPMVMDTVGCDPAWLKANPKAAQALTNSYFQALEMIKAEPAKSNEIMGAAVKQTGEQFAKSSSFLRWQDKAANQKFFAGELQAFMKDATAILLEAGIIRKAPDDLNATFDASFIK, encoded by the coding sequence ATGACTCGATCGGTTGCGAAATTGGCGTCGCTGACAGCGGCAGTGGCATGTGTGGTGGGCCTGGCCGCTCCGGCGCAGGCGCAAGAAGTGAAGATCGTGCTGGGCATGTCCGGCTGGACGGGCTTTGCGCCCCTCACGCTGGCGGACAAGGCCGGCATTTTCAAGAAGAACGGCCTCGATGTGGACATCAAGATGATTCCGCAGAAGGACCGCCATCTGGCCCTAGCCTCCAAGTCCATCCAGTGCGCTGCCACCACCGTCGAGACGCATGTGGCATGGAACGCCAACGGCGTGCCCATCGTGCAGATTTTCCAGATGGACAAGTCCTACGGCGCTGACGGCATGGCCGTGCGCGGCAACATCAACAGCTTTGCCGACCTCAAGGGCAAGACCATTGGCGTCGATGCCCCGGGCACCGCACCGTTTTTCGGCCTGGCCTGGATGCTCAGCAAGAACGGCATGAGTCTCAAGGACGTGAAGACCACCACGCTGTCGCCCCAGGCGGCCGCGCAGGCCTTCGTGGCGGGGCAGAACGACGCGGCCATGACGTACGAACCCTACCTGTCCACCGTGCGCGACAACCCTGCAGCCGGCAAGATTCTGGCCACCACGCTCGACTACCCGATGGTGATGGACACCGTGGGCTGCGACCCGGCGTGGCTCAAGGCCAACCCCAAGGCCGCGCAGGCGCTGACCAATTCGTACTTCCAGGCGCTGGAGATGATCAAGGCCGAGCCGGCCAAGTCCAATGAAATCATGGGCGCAGCCGTCAAGCAGACGGGCGAGCAGTTTGCCAAGTCGTCGTCCTTCCTGCGCTGGCAGGACAAGGCCGCCAACCAGAAGTTCTTTGCGGGCGAGCTGCAGGCGTTCATGAAAGACGCCACGGCCATCCTGCTGGAGGCCGGCATCATCCGCAAGGCGCCTGATGACCTGAACGCAACGTTCGACGCCAGCTTCATCAAGTAA
- a CDS encoding ABC transporter permease, with protein MPAVQPLPAADLKAPVRRRSMAPLEPVSSHARWMLGLGFFVVFVAVWAFFTLGGFVSPTFLASPVTMVKEGWLLFTEYGFIKDIGMTVWRVVGGFILAAVIAVPLGIAMGAYKGIEAFFEPFISFCRYLPASAFIPLLILWAGIGEAQKILVIFIGSVFQITLMVAVTVGSARRDLVEAAYTLGAGHQGIVTRVLIPGAAPDIAETLRLVLGWAWTYVIVAELIGSSSGIGHMITDSQSLLNTGQIIFGIIVIGLIGLVSDFAFKALNHRLFAWSFVR; from the coding sequence ATGCCTGCCGTACAACCCCTGCCTGCCGCCGATCTGAAAGCGCCCGTGCGCCGGCGCTCCATGGCCCCGCTGGAGCCCGTGAGCAGCCACGCCCGCTGGATGCTGGGGCTCGGCTTTTTTGTCGTGTTCGTGGCGGTGTGGGCGTTCTTCACGCTGGGTGGCTTTGTCTCGCCCACGTTTCTGGCCAGCCCCGTGACCATGGTCAAAGAGGGCTGGCTGCTGTTCACCGAGTACGGGTTCATCAAGGACATCGGCATGACGGTGTGGCGCGTGGTGGGCGGCTTCATCCTGGCTGCCGTCATTGCCGTGCCACTGGGCATTGCGATGGGCGCGTACAAGGGCATCGAGGCGTTCTTCGAGCCCTTCATTTCGTTTTGCCGGTACCTGCCAGCCTCGGCCTTCATCCCGCTGCTGATCCTGTGGGCGGGCATTGGCGAGGCGCAGAAGATCCTGGTCATCTTCATCGGCTCGGTGTTTCAGATCACGTTGATGGTGGCTGTGACGGTGGGCAGCGCGCGGCGCGATCTGGTGGAGGCCGCGTACACGCTGGGTGCGGGCCACCAGGGCATTGTCACGCGCGTGCTCATCCCCGGTGCGGCGCCTGACATTGCCGAAACCCTGCGCCTGGTGCTGGGCTGGGCCTGGACGTACGTGATCGTGGCCGAGCTGATCGGCTCGTCCAGCGGCATCGGCCACATGATCACCGACAGCCAGTCGCTGCTCAACACCGGCCAGATCATCTTCGGCATCATCGTCATCGGCCTCATCGGGCTGGTGTCCGACTTTGCGTTCAAGGCACTCAACCACCGCCTGTTTGCCTGGAGTTTTGTGCGATGA
- a CDS encoding ABC transporter ATP-binding protein, with amino-acid sequence MSSVSIQAVSRVFEGRKGQRTQALLPVDFGVRDNDFVTILGPSGCGKSTLLRIVAGLDHATSGRVLLDGVPVEGPGADRGMVFQSYTLFPWLTIEQNIRFGLRERGMPEAQQKERAAYFIAKVGLRGFEQHFPKQLSGGMQQRTAIARALANDPKILLMDEPFGALDNQTRVLMQELLLGIWEAERKTVLFVTHDIDEAIFMANRVAVFSARPGRIKTELAVDLPHPRHYTIKTSPEFMDLKARLTEEIRAESMAADLH; translated from the coding sequence ATGAGCAGCGTATCCATACAAGCCGTTTCGCGCGTTTTCGAGGGCCGCAAGGGTCAGCGCACGCAGGCCTTGCTGCCGGTGGACTTTGGAGTGCGTGACAACGACTTCGTCACCATCCTCGGCCCCTCGGGCTGTGGCAAGTCCACGTTGCTGCGCATCGTGGCGGGGCTAGACCACGCCACCAGCGGCCGCGTGCTGCTCGACGGCGTGCCCGTGGAGGGCCCGGGCGCAGACCGCGGCATGGTGTTCCAGAGCTACACACTGTTCCCCTGGCTCACCATTGAGCAGAACATCCGCTTTGGCCTGCGCGAGCGCGGCATGCCAGAAGCGCAGCAAAAGGAACGCGCCGCGTACTTCATCGCCAAGGTCGGCTTGCGCGGCTTCGAGCAGCACTTTCCTAAGCAGCTGTCGGGCGGCATGCAGCAGCGCACCGCCATTGCCCGCGCGCTGGCCAACGACCCCAAGATTTTGTTGATGGACGAGCCCTTCGGCGCGCTGGACAACCAGACCCGCGTGCTCATGCAAGAGCTGCTGCTGGGCATCTGGGAGGCCGAACGCAAGACCGTGCTTTTCGTCACCCACGACATCGACGAAGCCATCTTCATGGCCAACCGCGTCGCTGTGTTCAGCGCCCGGCCCGGCCGCATCAAGACCGAGCTGGCGGTGGACCTGCCGCACCCGCGCCATTACACGATCAAGACCAGCCCCGAGTTCATGGACCTGAAGGCGCGGCTGACGGAGGAGATCCGCGCCGAATCCATGGCGGCGGACCTGCATTGA